The sequence CAGCTCCGCGGCCGACGTGGTGGGCCGCTGCGCCAGTTCGTAGAGGACCCGGGCCTCCGTCAGGTTGTACGGACTGTCGAGCAGGCCGCTGCGCAGGGCGCCGACGGCGTCCGTGTAGAAGCGGTCGAACCGGCGCACCGCGGCGACCCGCGCCGCGGCCGAGCCGACGTCACCGTCGGCGGACTGAAGCGGAACGGTCATGGACCAAGACTAGCTAATAGTGGACCTGGTCCACCAAATGAGCCCAGAAGCCGGCCGGGCCGTCGGCGAGGGCTGTCGGCGGGCCCAGTCACCGAGCAAGGCCGCAGGACCCGGCGGCGCATCACCGGGAGCCGTCATCATAGGGCGTCGCGTCGGGACCGCGAAGTCGCAGGTCAGCAGCGGAGCCGAGGACGGCCCGGAACAGGCGGCCGGCGTCTCGTTTGGGCGTGTTCTCCCCTACGATGCGTTCTGTGGCGATCACTCCTGGCGGAGAAGGCGGCGCTGGCCCTCTCGTCGACAGCCTGCGGCGCGCGGTCGCGGCGATGCCAGACGATCTGCCGCTCCGGCTGCACCTGGCCGAGCAGCTGCTGGGCCAGGGCCTGCGGGACGAGTCCGTGGCCGAGTGCGCCGAGGCGCTACGGCGGGCACCGGACAACACGCAGGCCCGGGAGCTCATGGTCCGGGCCCTCACACCGACCGGAACGGCCACACCGACCGCAACGGCCGCGCCGACAGATACCCCCGCCGAGGGCGGACACGGCGCGCCGGTCCGACCAGTCGACCCGGCGCCCGCGCGCCCGGTCGCGGGCTCCGCCGAGCCGACGCGGGGCGCCTTCGACTGGGGCGCAGCGGAACGCGACCTCGGCGACCTCGTGCCGCCGCCCTTCGTCGACGCCGAGCCCGCAGAGCCCGCAGCGGGACCGCCCGCGCGGCCGGGTCTCACCGACGCCTGGGAGGTGCGCGGCGTCGAGGTGACGCTGGCGGACGTCGGCGGGATGGCACAGGTCAAGAAGCGGCTGGAACAGGCGTTCCTGGCCCCGATGCGCAACCCTGACCTGCGACGGCTCTACGGCAAGAGCCTGCGGGGCGGGCTGCTGCTGTACGGGCCGCCCGGCTGCGGGAAGACGTTCGTGGCCCGGGCCGTGGCCGGCGAGCTGGGGGCGAAGTTCCTCTCGGTCGGGCTGGCCGACGTCCTGGACATGTGGGTCGGCTCCAGTGAGCGCAACATGCACGAGCTGTTCCAACTGGCCCGGCGGGAAGCCCCGTGCGTGCTCTTCCTCGACGAGGTGGACGCGCTGGGCCAGAAGAGGTCCCAGACCCGCCAGTCCGCGACCCGCGGGACCGTCACCCAGCTGCTCGCGGAGATGGACGGGGTAGACGGGCTCAACGAGGGCGTCTTCGTCCTCGCCGCGACGAACCACCCGTGGGACGTCGACCCGGCGCTGCGGCGCCCGGGGCGGCTGGACCGCACCCTGCTGGTCCTGCCGCCGGACCAGCCCGCCCGGGAGGCGATCTTCCGGTACCACCTCGCCCAGCGTCCCGTCGCCGGTGT is a genomic window of Pseudofrankia inefficax containing:
- a CDS encoding ATP-binding protein; translated protein: MRSVAITPGGEGGAGPLVDSLRRAVAAMPDDLPLRLHLAEQLLGQGLRDESVAECAEALRRAPDNTQARELMVRALTPTGTATPTATAAPTDTPAEGGHGAPVRPVDPAPARPVAGSAEPTRGAFDWGAAERDLGDLVPPPFVDAEPAEPAAGPPARPGLTDAWEVRGVEVTLADVGGMAQVKKRLEQAFLAPMRNPDLRRLYGKSLRGGLLLYGPPGCGKTFVARAVAGELGAKFLSVGLADVLDMWVGSSERNMHELFQLARREAPCVLFLDEVDALGQKRSQTRQSATRGTVTQLLAEMDGVDGLNEGVFVLAATNHPWDVDPALRRPGRLDRTLLVLPPDQPAREAIFRYHLAQRPVAGVDLGRLAKATDGYSGADIAHICETAVERALLDSVSTGQARLVGMADLQAAASEVRPSMGPWFDIARNVVLFADDDGTYADLRAYLKKAKRL